ATAGCAAGCAAGGACCTTCTGATCTCAGTGTCCAAGTTCTTAATCACTTGACTCCTTCCTAGGAGTACTGTTCTTTGAGTACAGTTGCTTGTTGTCACTGTTATTCTTGTTGTTCCTATTATTATTTCAGGCCCTGGGCTTGGCCAGGCAGGGGAACCAGACACTGGATCCCATCTTCCTCCCACCATCTCCACCTCCATATTCCTTCCGAGTTTCCCAACCATCCCTCCCAGTCACCCCCTCACCACTGGCCCTTCCCACAGCTACCAATCCATAGCCCATCCCCCGCTCTTGCAGGGATGTTCCTGATGACAAACAGCCTATCGCCAGCCTCCCAGGAGTGGCCAGGTAGGAgacggggtggggagggcagggttaTGATGGAGGGAGCAATTTCACAGGTGGAGGTGCCAGGAAGCAGAAGCAGACCCAGGAGGTAGAAGATCCAGAGAGGCTGACTTCAGCTCAGAAGGACTGTCTCGGGGGGCAGAGTTGTTCCACAACAAAAGAGGCAGCCTCGGGCAGTAATGAGCTACCTGTCACCAGAGGCACCGTAGCAGAGGAACGCTGAACTTCAGATGGGAGTTCAATAACAGAACCTTGAAGGGGCCTTCCACAGCTGAATCCCATAACTCTGCTACGTGGGGCCTCGGTTTTCCCATCTGTTTGGTGGGTGCATTCCTGCCCCTCCGTGTACTGTGAGGCTTGAGCCCTCCTGGTGCCATGTGCACCTTGACTCTTAACAGAGGCACAGGCCAGAGGGATTGGGGGACCCTAGCCTGGGACCTGCCTCACTTCAGCCCCTCCATGCAGGTATGGTGTGAACCGGCTGGAAGAGATGCTGAAGCCCCTGGTGGAGGAGGGCCTGCGCTGTGTCCTAGTCTTTGGCGTCCCCAGCAGAGTTCCCAAGGTGACAAATCAGAGGAGGGgtcagagggaaggggagggggaggctgggtGAGGATAAGCTGAGGTTCCACACTGACCACACCCTCGCTCCAGCCTTGTGCTGGCCCTGGGTCCACCGGTGAacagacacagcccctgcccttgaAACAGCAGCCATGTAGGATCGGGAAGCTAAGTAGGGCTGCAGCTCTGAATGGGCAAGTCAGGTTTccctctgcaaaatgggaacgGTCCTCCCCGTGCCTCCTCGTCCAGGGGCGGTCGTGGTGATAAAGGAGAGGGCCGGGGCTGTGCCCTGGTGGCTGGCCACTGTGCCTCCCAAAGGCTTCGTGTGACTTTGTCCTTCCCCTGTCCCTAGGATGAGCGGGGCTCTGCGGCAGACTCCGAGGACTCCCCGGCTATCGAGGCCATCCGTCTGTTGCGCAAGAACTTCCCCGGCCTCCTGGTGGCCTGCGACGTGTGCCTGTGCCCCTACACCTCCCACGGTCACTGCGGTGAGCTTCCCTCCTTCCACCAGCCCTGCTGCCACCAGCACTCCCACTGCGGTAGAGATGGGCCAAGGCCCGGGATGCTCTCCCAAACCCAGCTGTCTGTCCTGCAGGGCTTCTGAGTGAAAATGGGTCGTTCCAAGCTGAGGAGAGCCGCCAGCGGCTGGCAGAGGTGGCGCTGGCCTATGCCAAGGCAGGTGAGTGAACCACCAGCAGGGATGGGCACCCCCGGGTCGGGGAGGTGGCAGGGTGGATAGGAGGGTCCCAGAGTTCTGAAGGCCACCCTCTGCCCTTTAGGATGTCAGGTGGTGGCCCCGTCGGACATGATGGATGGACGCGTGGAAGCCATCAAGGAGGCTCTGATGGCACATGGATTTGGCAacagggtaggggtggggggtgcAGGCACACGTGGGGAGGTAAGAGCCTGGACCGGACCTGCCCCCGTGTCTGCACCTCACACAGAGAAAGCAAGGCCCAGAGCTCCAGTGGGACTAGGACACAGGCCTCTATTTCCGGCCTCGGTCCTTTCTCTCCCTGTCACTTCACCCTGGGACATCTGGAGGGCTGGCTGAGCCGAGACCCCTATTATCTGCCCGTAGGTATCAGTGATGAGCTATAGTGCCAAATTCGCTTCCTGTTTCTATGGACCTTTCCGGTGAGTGGGGATGGGCAGGGGTCTGCTGTTGAATCCCTGACCCGTTAACCCAAAGCTGGAGACCACCCTGGTGTCTCTACTTCTCAGGGACGCAGCTCAGTCGAGCCCAGCTTTTGGAGATCGCCGCTGCTACCAGCTGCCGCCCGGAGCACGAGGCCTGGCCCTCCGCGCGGTGGTGAGTGACCAGAGCTCCAGCCCCACCCGGCCTGTCCCCCTGTCACCTCGCCTCCCAGGCACTGCCCACACCATAACTCATCCCTTAGGACCGGGATGTACGGGAAGGCGCTGACGTGCTCATGGTGAAGCCAGGAATGCCCTACCTGGACATCGTGCGGGAGGTAAAGAACAAGGTGAGCACAGGGCAGAGGCCAGAGGGGGCTCGGGGAGATGAGAGTGTGTCCACAGATTCTGGGCCCTTTGATCGAGGGACTGCAGAATCTCGGAGTTGAGCAATCTGCCCGGGAACAGGAATCCCCAGcaccacccccccctcccccgtcccCGTCCCCGTCCCTGTCCCTGCCCGGAAACCACTGTGGGCCTCTGCACCAGGGCTCGCGGGAGCCTTTGAACAGCTCAGCTTTAACAGCTCGAGGATGGGCCAGGCCGGCAGCAGCAGTGACTCAGGGCTTGGGGCTCAAGACGGTCACACATtgagcagggaggaagggatACTCCCAGAGGCATGCCCACCCCCACTTCAACCTGCCTGCCCCCCGCTGCTTCTCCGCAGCACCCTGAGCTCCCTCTCGCCGTGTACCACGTTTCTGGAGAGTTTGCCATGCTGTGGCATGGAGCCCAGGCCGGAGCGTTTGATCTCAAGGCTGCTGTACTGGAGGTCATGACTGCCTTCCGCAGAGCAGGTGAGCAAGCAGGGGTGGGAGTTTTTGACATGTGCCGCAGGGACTGATAGGCACTTTGCCCAGACAGGGAAATAAAGTCATGAGACAGCCTGGAGTCTCATGCCTGGAAATGCCACATATCTAAACAGACAGGCTGGGGAGAGACATGAAACCTCAGGACAGAATGTGGAACAGTGAAGCACGCAGAGCCCTcgattattttttggttttgagaCCTTGGCCAAGCCACTTCTCTAACTTCAGTGTCCTTGTCTATGAACTAGGGACAAGATAGCTGTGCGTGGTTGtcaagaggattaaatgagatgctacGTGTAATTGGCGTATGCTTGTCACTTCATAAATGGGAGCTGGTTTTGTTGGTTGAGCATACAGTGTGGGGAGGGAACTCACAGCTTACCTGCTTCTCCCACTGTGCAGTTTTATACATtggcaaactgaggcccagaaggagaaaatgccttccccaaggtcacacaacgtACAGAGCTAGGACTCACTGGAACTGAACTCAGTCTTAGGTTGTGACACCCCGTGGGCTGTGCCTCTTCATGGTAGCCTTCTTCCCCGCCCCCGGCCCTCATCTCCCAGAAGGTATTCCCCGAGCTGATGTCCTGCCCTTCCCCTGCTTCCCGCTTCTCTCCCAACACAGGTGCCGACGTCATCATCACCTACTACACACCTCAGCTATTGCAGTGGCTGAAGGAGTGATGGAGAAAGTGTGCAAGACCCAAGAACTAGAACTTTTTAATTCCTGAGCCTTGGAGAAGTGAAAACCAAAGTAAACGATGCTTTTAGAACTGTGTGCTCGTGCCCTCTTCCTGCTTACGCGCTGGCAGGCGCCCAGAAGCCCTGGGTGGTTTCTGCCAGCGTGCCAAATCTTCCCACTCACAGCCACATCCTCATGGGCTCTCCCAGGCTTCCCTACCCCTCCCCTGGGTCAACCCTGAGGCTCACCTCTGCCACCCCAGCTCCTTCCTCTGGGGTGGCTTCAGCTTGAAAGCCACCAGGAATCATGGGCATTGGCTCAGTGGGGCCTGGGAGAAAGGCTTGAAGCATTAAAGGAAAAGGAGGGCAGTTGAATCTTGGACCCTCAGAAGCTCTGGAAAGCTCGAGGCCTCTGGCAGCAGAGCTGGGCACACTGGGACTGAGGCTTAGATTGACACCCTGGGTTTAGAGTTGAAATTTGCTGCGATTCCACTGGAAGGCGATTCCCACAcaggccagtggttgccaggctGCCTGAGATCTCCTGTTGTTCTCTGAGCCATAAACCCAGAGAAGAATTACTCATTAACGAGcagaaaataattattcattaacAAGCAGGAACGCTGCCTAAGGATCGAAATTCAGAAGCAAAGAGAGAGTTCCTGACTGTTGGAGATGCCACCACCAAAAAGGATTTTTATTGAAGAGGTATTTTTTGAGAAGGTCTGCTTTGTGCCCACACACAATGCTGGGTCCTGGGGGTATAGCAGGACAGACCTCAGCTTGTCTCTGAGTGGAATCTATACAAGGAGAACAGGGGTGacagaaaacaacaagaaaacagacaaataagGCAGTTACACATTGTAATAGTGCTTCTAgggaaagaaagggtctgagacaGAGAATAACAGATGATGGGCCTTGCTTGAGAAGCCCTCCATGAGGTTGAGGGACAAGGAAAGACCCTTACAGAGGGCAGAGGGAAGCAGACACCAGAAGCTGCGAGAATGACAGAGTGTATAGGCTCCTGCCGTGGGAGGGGCTTGGCAGGGCCGCTGGGAGccagatgaggaagaggaaggtgGGCTGCAGGACTGGAGGTTGGAAAGGTAGATCCTGCACCTTGTAGGAAACTTGGGTTCTATTTTGCATCTGATAGAAAGCCATCTGAAGGATCTTAACCAGGACTTAACATGTGTTCCAATTTCCCCCATTCTGCTCCTGTGAAAAAAATGGAGGGGTGAGCCAGAAAAAGCCTGGTCGGGAGACTGTTGCTGACCCCCCGGAGCAATGACAGTGGCCTGGaccagggtggtggcagtggagagagaaggaagcagaatATATTCAGAATACATTCTGGAGATAGAATAGGAAGATTTTGCTGATGCTTTCACATTGCGGGGATTGAGGGAGGGAATGGGAGGAAACAGAGATGCCTTCATGGGTTTCTGGCTTGGGCAGCTGGTTTCCATTCATTCTTCTGAGGGTGACGCGACGTAATGTTTCCCCACAGTGAAGGTTCAGGCCCAGCTAAGGAGGTGCCAGTTTGCAAGTCCACCTGCCTGTCTGCAAAGTGACAGAGAATCCCAACTCTAGAGTCAAAGCAAGGTTAGTTTGGATGTTACAGCAGTACAAcctgttttaaaatttggaattatATGAGTCAGAAGCAGCTCCCCTCTGACTCCTGGTAGTTTTCCCCAGAGCTGTGGCCGACTTAACTGAAGACCTGATCTCATTCTGTCCTCAGCCTTTGGGACTTGAAGAGTCACTTAGAGGCCCGAAACATTCATGGGAGATCAGCCATTGATGGGTCTCAGGGCTTGGGCCACACCAGGACCTTCCGCCACCTTAGTTTCTTGGCTTCCTGGCACCTGGCCCCTGAGCTCATTTCTGGTTAGTGTGGAAGGGAACATCCTTCAAGGCCATCCTACATTCATCATTGGCCAAGCACATATGGGGGCCTGGCTCTGTTCTAGGCACATGGAGGTGGGAGATAGATAACGGCAGCGACTCCCTGTGCGCTCAGACTGGCCTGTCCTGGGCAGGCACCTGCGCTCCCCTGGGCAGCGCAAAACAGGCACAGCGGGACCCTCAATAAAGTCGccgatccttaaaaaaaaaaaaaaaagacactcccTTTAGGTACAAACAGTCCTCAGGGAGCACATAACTGTGTCTAGAGCCCCCAGGGTAAACTTTGAGTGGAGTGATGATGAGTCTCCCTGAGGAGAACCAAGAGGCGGACCTGTTACCAATGATGTAACAGGTGCTATGAAGGCCACACCTGGGCCTGACCTGGTTTGAAGATCAGAAAATACTTCCCTGAGGGTCTGATATTTAAACCTAGACCTGGAGAATGAGCAACCAAGCTGAGACATGTTTAGGGAAGGGCATTCCCGGCAGAGGGAACCCTGGGGCTAAAATGAGCTGGAAGGCTTGGGTGGCTGGAACACAGGGAAGGATGGGGAAGAGAGGCCTGAACTGAGcagagagacaccagggccaGACCGTGCAGGGGTTCAAAAACCATGCTGAAGGAAGATGGAGAGCCTTCTCATTATTCCCAGAGAAAGGGAAGCCATTTGAAGGCTACTAGGGGAATGACTGGCccttgatttgcattttataaaagcattttGACAGCACTGTGGCAAAGTGCAAATAAGAAATGtggcctagggcttccctggtggcacagtggttgggagtccgcctgccaatgcaggggacgcaggttcaagccctggtccgggaagatcccacatgccacggagcaactaagcccgtgcaccacagctactgagcctgcgctctagagcccgcgagccacaactgctgagcccacgtgccataactactgaagcccatgtgcctagagccggtgctccacaacaagagaagccaccacaatgagaagcccgtgcagcacaacgaagagtagcccctgctcgccgcaactagagagagcccgcgcacatcagcgaagacccaacgcaaccaaaaataaataaataaaataaattaaaaaaaaaaaaaagaaaaaagaaacatggcCTAGACTGAGTGGTGACAGTGGGGATGGAGAAGGGAATGGATTTAGAAGGTAGGTTAGATATCAAGGACGAACTTGGCTTGAGCTCCTGGGTGGCTGATTGATAGGCCATTTACTGAGGTGGGAAAGCTTGGAAGGGGAATCCTAAATTTAGCTTGGGTTTGCAATGAGGAAGCTCTGTCGACAGAGTTTATGTGACTCTCCCAAGGCCACTCAACAAGTTTGTGGCAGAACTGGGCCTAGGACCCCAGTCACCAaaaacagcagagctgggatttgaactcacatAACCCAACTCCAAGGCCTCTACCCTTACCCACTGTGCCATACCACCTCCTAATAAACAGTAACAAAATTATGGCTCTAACATTATGCTATTAGTAGTGCCAGTAACGGGGTTGCCTTCAGGCATCATGGTCTATGTGAGTGGCACACTCTGGAGGCAGGACTCGGCACCTGAGGTACCAGCCTACTGTCTGCTCCACCCCCACCTGGCTATGTTTTGTCTACAAAGGCAGTAATGACCAGGCAGGCAGCTGGAGGGATCTGGGTAGTCCTGGGGGGCCTGGCTCCTCCACAGTCCCCGTCTCCTGCTGTGTGCCTTCTTCTTGCTAGTCGTAATTTTATCTTTGGGCAGAGAACTCAGTTTTAACAATCAACAAggcatttttttctcagttttccaGGCATCTGGTGAGCATTAAGGGCCTTTCTCAACaagatttgattttattatttccctCTCAGATGTGCCAGCGTGGACGGTAGCTTGTCTCTGTGGGACATCCTGAAGGCCACCACAAATAGCCAACACATTCCATCGTCCTCACTTTTTGTTTCACTAAGATCCctaaaactgggcttccctggtggcgcagtggttaagaatccgcctgccaatgcaggggacacgggttcgagccctggtccgtgaagatcccacataccgcggagcaactaagcccgtgcgcctcaactactcagcctgcgctctagagcccttgagccacaactactgggcccgtgtgccacaactactgaagcccgcacgcctagagcccatactccgcaacaagagaagccaccgcagtgagaagcccgcacaccacaactaagagtagcccctgctcgccgcaactagagaaagcctgtgcgcagcaacaaagacccaaagcagccaaaaataaataaataaatttatttaaaaaaaaaaaaaaaaagtccctaaaACTGCCTCAGTGGGCCTATGGTTGAGGGTCCCCCAAAACAACAGGCATTTTAACCAAACATTTTACTACCAATTTCCCAACTAGGGAAGGGGGAGTCCTGACCTATTATATGCCCCATGTGGACTCTGCCAGCCAATTCCACACATCAGGGCCTGTGACTTACAACACCCCATATTCTGCATTGTTCTGGGTACTCTTGGTTGCCAGTGACAGAAACTTAATTCAGTAACAAAAAAGGAACTAATTGGTTTCCATAATTGGGCTGTAATAAGGTCAAGTGTAGCTGGATCTAGGGTCAAAGGCTCTCATGGAGACCTCTGTCCCTTCCTAGCTCTCATATGTGTTTGCCTCAGCTTGGCTTTATTCTAAGATGGGCTTTTGCCACTTGACAGCAACATGATCCTTAATCCCAGAGAAAGACAGATCCTTTCTATCCCATTATCCACATAGCAAATCTCTGGAGGTCTCTGATTGGCCCTGCTCAGGTCACATAACCAGCCTCTCCGTTCAGTCCCTATAAACAATGGAATGGGAGATGTGGCACCATGATTGACAAGGTCTCCCTCCTTACACGGAAGGCTGGTGGGATCTCCGAGCTTTTGCACCTATGGTCctcccctttgcctggaatgctttcccc
The window above is part of the Eubalaena glacialis isolate mEubGla1 chromosome 9, mEubGla1.1.hap2.+ XY, whole genome shotgun sequence genome. Proteins encoded here:
- the ALAD gene encoding delta-aminolevulinic acid dehydratase yields the protein MQPQSVLHSGYFHPLLRTWQATTASLSASSLIYPIFVTDVPDDKQPIASLPGVARYGVNRLEEMLKPLVEEGLRCVLVFGVPSRVPKDERGSAADSEDSPAIEAIRLLRKNFPGLLVACDVCLCPYTSHGHCGLLSENGSFQAEESRQRLAEVALAYAKAGCQVVAPSDMMDGRVEAIKEALMAHGFGNRVSVMSYSAKFASCFYGPFRDAAQSSPAFGDRRCYQLPPGARGLALRAVDRDVREGADVLMVKPGMPYLDIVREVKNKHPELPLAVYHVSGEFAMLWHGAQAGAFDLKAAVLEVMTAFRRAGADVIITYYTPQLLQWLKE